A window of Microcystis aeruginosa FD4 contains these coding sequences:
- a CDS encoding FG-GAP-like repeat-containing protein produces MNTASGGYFIADTTGKDLGEFADINGDGKQDYVVVWNSGGKRNLATYLAKADGTFSEYINTASVGYFIADTTGKDLGEFADINGDGKQDYVVVWNSGGKRNLATYLATKNLENLRNQYYPELNNPTTLATLQQQISDQQNQTQQQIDQLKNSISQKQAEAAASISQADWYQEKSAFYWEQSRKQGPTWTEWRSYKKRGLFKSKTEWTAITHVDHNWIIWDTYTKQATALRQHADQLLKGVQTDTLNKDTTTTILDQWNKANTVANEAALSQSEFIHLLQQLEAERKLSEDKIAQINDWEKLLPILQTQLQLATQDAATATTNVQKETSEYQTSKDNYLNALNSVLQKRAELQTQTQLLQQDITAAKNWAIQQTTDLADELTQTQTLITQLQSQRQTIAQQLTTATGDNKDTLLTQQAQLDQSIQLLTQKQTVLTAQQATLTQKQTLLSTQEQVLLTEYQLLDATLASPDKDTSTLEQQLTDTRKTLAEVQKLAEQAEASSQALTAVMEDLQASLLLQNDKYLSAIKDKQQALKGLLEATELEKNYTLQATTKRQTLNGIESQLLTILKQANDAGSQEAAKLLEVANANNMATAAELYYKDYRDLASDKGGGCSGGIARPEDLLLADKYYAQMQEYRQLQQQAQQQVSQFTALRQAAESQITLLDGQKALATQELAQLQQSIGNSQQAIEAHKQEIAVAEFRIDALSQLKDWTNQTLLQVLSVEKFNLAQAQLEQEIAKKRGQLIDDAVAAQLEKQRLDIQRDRQIAVTKLEQLNQLNTEEALQQAINNLRTDLGINPIENIITQADYKGQLAGILADLDALKQKQPNLPSELQSILTATRQDINAALQGKEAATIQDNLLKTVDGLIEQNNKLNAEITKLDQEEQQYLGILKQSETDLKGASKALYDEIQKTGVLDQEKTLLNQQNLEILYKIGYAQGAVTLSDDLARQSQQLLSQIIEGRVKEREIRKKAFVNEVLGTATLIISTIAVVMTAGASLAAGTLVQTALSTTLSAVSASLSAVQAAYNGDWQGAIFNAGMAVISAYTADLQFSKEAIRASETLSQTEQLAQIAKLGLDDGIQYYQNINTVASGLYYGYKAIESGDNLTGLLNLFNAAIPVSGLSEYSYLSQAALSVNSGVHLAEEDNWLAATSSFLNAAVTLGKNLDFIANNTLASEVTDILRSVELSVNLVAGINTIADDGSLEGWLQGIQQIANGAINYSKYELPKTSPIELESIDQETIKQLAIKITANSPNSESLNVKEVEEVLSGIIQRIKNFDFTQMSSSNFTQEELQQTFLSWIIFNPKVTAQQLIKTSKLKIGDFQTDLEKQENKYFQDKYPNYESFSAHQDARAILHFLTGIPVEEISKHQAGLGITGIVDYGLNVEATLSDKWRQRTAFHDVTSTLDLKFNEESNQTNIKVPSYNKSVFGIESIVLSAITGVGIPGTVEEIFDFDLEATTGLVDILFQLAIKPITWTTTQIDPLIVDLDNNGIKLINLDNSLIRFDIDADGYSENVSWTNDGLLTVDLNHDGTINNITEIFSEYFKDGSANSGLEALKTYDTNNNGIISSTDTQFNQILVWQDLNQDGISQPNELKTLAQHNITSINLNAIASESIQDGNIIKKRSFFNRADGTGGEISDVAFLVTQTGFKVIQTATGIQIVAENDQAASLLIHKQTTPLNLNIATANVQVASGNTGNDTLYTTDTRNVFLSGEAGNDKLTGNSGNDWLIGGEGADQIIAGAGDDLLYIDAQDTKIDGGDGTDISIVTTPNGITLDLGTTKLEMALGNDGNDTFTNSSAFSVTIDGGKGDDSIQGGTGKGEIDTFTGGIGRDTFILGDKTWIGYDDGNITSAGDNDYALITDFNPTDDIIQLNGSSSDYLLTVSGANTNLYINKPGNEPDELIAIINNNKALSLTASYFSYVSDTIFHTPVEAVGNTKLVKDTTNKLYTQIGNNNPIAINISGTQITTDIYSGWQTLAAETVNGVNQVLWKYNDGNYLHLWSLDNNWNWQSSTGWWGLNSSEAFTQETNFQQDFNSDNQIGNPLPNIASSLAVSANVPEPIIGSSNDDIITGTADNNILIGGLGNDTITGGAGGDRFTFNNRNEGIDTITDFLSSQGDKIAVSAAGFGGGLAAGVAITTAQFVLGTTALNASNRFIYNIINGVLSFDADGTNILVPVQIATLSSKPSISASDIVVLV; encoded by the coding sequence ATCAACACGGCATCGGGAGGGTATTTCATTGCTGATACAACAGGAAAAGATTTAGGAGAATTTGCTGATATTAATGGGGATGGAAAACAAGATTATGTTGTGGTATGGAATAGTGGTGGTAAAAGAAATTTAGCCACTTATTTAGCTAAAGCAGATGGAACATTTTCGGAATATATCAACACGGCATCGGTAGGGTATTTCATTGCTGATACAACAGGAAAAGATTTAGGAGAATTTGCTGATATTAATGGGGATGGAAAACAAGATTATGTTGTGGTGTGGAATAGTGGTGGTAAAAGAAATTTAGCCACTTATTTAGCTACAAAAAACCTCGAAAATCTCCGTAATCAATATTACCCCGAACTCAACAACCCCACCACCCTCGCCACCCTCCAACAACAAATCAGCGACCAACAAAACCAAACCCAACAACAAATCGACCAACTCAAAAACAGCATCAGCCAAAAACAAGCCGAAGCCGCCGCCTCCATTTCCCAAGCCGACTGGTATCAAGAAAAATCCGCCTTCTATTGGGAACAAAGCCGCAAACAAGGACCCACTTGGACAGAATGGCGTAGCTATAAAAAACGCGGACTATTTAAAAGTAAAACTGAATGGACAGCTATCACCCACGTTGACCACAACTGGATAATCTGGGACACCTACACCAAACAAGCCACCGCCCTCCGACAACACGCCGACCAACTCCTCAAAGGAGTCCAAACCGACACCCTCAACAAAGACACCACCACCACCATCCTCGACCAATGGAACAAAGCCAACACCGTCGCCAATGAAGCCGCCCTCAGCCAAAGCGAATTTATCCACCTCCTGCAACAACTCGAAGCCGAAAGAAAACTCAGCGAAGATAAAATCGCCCAAATAAACGACTGGGAAAAACTCCTCCCCATTCTGCAAACCCAACTGCAACTGGCAACCCAAGACGCAGCCACCGCCACCACCAACGTCCAAAAAGAAACCAGCGAATATCAAACCAGCAAAGACAACTACCTAAACGCCCTCAACAGCGTCCTGCAAAAACGCGCCGAACTGCAAACCCAAACCCAACTCCTGCAACAAGACATCACCGCCGCCAAAAATTGGGCAATCCAACAAACCACCGACCTCGCCGACGAACTTACCCAAACCCAAACCCTCATCACTCAACTCCAAAGCCAACGGCAAACCATCGCCCAACAACTCACCACCGCCACCGGAGACAATAAAGACACTTTACTCACCCAACAAGCCCAATTAGACCAATCTATCCAACTTCTCACCCAAAAACAAACCGTCCTCACCGCCCAACAAGCCACCCTCACCCAAAAACAAACCCTCCTCTCAACCCAAGAACAGGTACTCCTCACCGAGTATCAACTCCTTGATGCCACCCTCGCCAGCCCCGACAAAGACACCAGCACCCTCGAACAACAACTCACCGACACCCGTAAAACCCTCGCCGAAGTCCAAAAACTGGCAGAACAAGCCGAAGCCAGCAGCCAGGCCCTTACCGCAGTCATGGAAGACCTGCAAGCCTCCCTCTTGCTGCAAAACGACAAATATCTCTCCGCCATCAAAGACAAACAACAGGCACTCAAAGGACTACTAGAAGCCACCGAACTCGAAAAAAACTACACCCTTCAAGCAACTACTAAACGCCAAACCCTCAACGGCATCGAAAGCCAACTCCTCACCATCCTTAAACAAGCCAACGATGCCGGAAGCCAAGAAGCCGCCAAACTCCTCGAAGTTGCCAACGCCAACAACATGGCTACGGCTGCCGAACTCTATTACAAAGACTATCGAGACTTAGCCAGCGATAAAGGGGGCGGTTGTTCGGGAGGAATCGCCCGCCCGGAAGATTTACTGTTAGCCGACAAATATTATGCCCAAATGCAGGAATATCGGCAATTACAACAACAGGCACAACAACAAGTCAGCCAGTTTACCGCCTTGCGCCAAGCCGCCGAAAGTCAAATTACCCTCTTAGACGGACAAAAAGCCCTCGCCACCCAAGAATTGGCACAACTTCAGCAAAGTATTGGCAACTCTCAACAAGCGATTGAGGCCCATAAACAAGAAATTGCTGTTGCCGAATTTCGCATTGATGCCCTGTCCCAACTCAAAGACTGGACAAATCAAACTTTATTGCAAGTCCTTTCCGTTGAAAAATTCAATTTGGCACAGGCACAATTAGAACAGGAAATCGCCAAAAAACGCGGTCAATTGATTGATGATGCCGTTGCTGCACAGTTAGAAAAACAACGGTTAGATATTCAAAGAGACCGTCAAATTGCTGTTACTAAACTTGAACAACTAAACCAGCTTAATACCGAAGAAGCTCTACAGCAAGCGATTAACAACCTCCGCACCGATTTAGGCATTAATCCCATTGAAAATATCATCACCCAAGCTGACTATAAAGGACAACTCGCTGGCATCTTAGCTGATTTAGATGCCCTCAAACAAAAACAGCCCAACTTACCCAGTGAATTGCAGAGCATATTAACAGCAACTCGTCAAGATATTAATGCAGCTTTACAGGGGAAAGAAGCAGCAACTATTCAGGATAATTTACTGAAGACAGTTGATGGTTTAATTGAACAAAATAATAAACTGAACGCAGAAATTACTAAATTAGACCAAGAAGAACAGCAATATTTAGGCATTCTGAAACAATCAGAAACCGACCTAAAAGGTGCGAGTAAAGCTCTTTATGATGAGATTCAGAAGACAGGAGTATTAGACCAAGAGAAAACATTACTCAATCAGCAGAATTTAGAGATACTTTATAAGATTGGTTATGCTCAGGGTGCAGTTACTTTATCTGATGATTTGGCGCGACAATCTCAACAGCTTTTGAGTCAGATTATTGAGGGGCGAGTTAAAGAAAGAGAAATCAGAAAGAAAGCCTTTGTCAATGAAGTTTTAGGGACTGCTACCCTGATAATTAGCACTATTGCTGTTGTTATGACCGCAGGTGCATCCTTAGCTGCTGGTACTCTCGTTCAGACGGCTCTTAGCACTACTTTATCAGCAGTTAGTGCATCTTTAAGTGCTGTTCAAGCAGCTTACAATGGAGATTGGCAAGGAGCAATCTTTAATGCAGGAATGGCAGTTATTAGTGCTTATACCGCTGATCTTCAGTTTTCTAAGGAAGCAATTCGCGCCTCTGAAACTCTTAGTCAAACTGAACAACTGGCACAAATAGCAAAATTAGGATTAGATGACGGTATTCAATATTATCAAAATATTAATACTGTAGCATCTGGTCTTTATTATGGTTATAAAGCCATTGAGTCGGGAGATAATCTAACAGGATTATTGAACCTTTTTAATGCTGCTATTCCTGTGTCTGGCTTATCTGAATATAGTTATTTATCACAAGCAGCTTTAAGTGTTAATTCTGGCGTTCATTTAGCCGAAGAAGATAATTGGTTAGCTGCAACATCTAGTTTCTTAAATGCTGCGGTGACACTAGGAAAAAATTTAGATTTTATTGCTAACAATACCTTAGCAAGCGAAGTCACCGATATCCTTCGTTCTGTTGAACTATCGGTAAACTTAGTCGCAGGAATCAACACAATAGCAGATGACGGAAGCTTGGAAGGATGGTTACAAGGGATTCAACAAATAGCCAATGGTGCGATTAATTATAGTAAATATGAACTACCTAAAACTTCTCCTATTGAACTTGAGTCTATTGATCAAGAAACTATTAAACAATTAGCAATTAAGATAACAGCAAATAGCCCAAACTCAGAATCACTAAACGTCAAAGAAGTAGAAGAAGTTTTATCTGGTATAATACAGCGTATCAAAAATTTCGATTTTACTCAAATGTCATCTAGTAATTTTACTCAAGAGGAATTACAGCAGACATTTTTAAGTTGGATTATTTTTAATCCAAAAGTAACAGCACAACAACTAATAAAGACAAGCAAACTGAAAATAGGAGATTTCCAAACTGACCTAGAAAAACAAGAGAACAAGTATTTTCAGGATAAGTATCCAAACTATGAAAGTTTTTCAGCACATCAAGATGCTAGAGCTATTTTACACTTTTTAACAGGCATTCCCGTAGAAGAAATATCAAAGCATCAAGCAGGACTAGGAATTACTGGGATAGTGGATTATGGTTTAAATGTGGAAGCCACCTTAAGTGATAAATGGAGACAAAGAACAGCATTCCATGATGTTACTTCTACTCTCGACCTTAAATTTAATGAAGAATCTAATCAAACAAACATAAAAGTTCCAAGTTATAATAAATCTGTTTTTGGAATTGAGAGTATAGTATTGTCAGCAATTACAGGAGTTGGAATACCTGGAACAGTTGAAGAAATTTTTGATTTTGATTTAGAAGCAACAACTGGTTTAGTAGATATTCTCTTTCAATTAGCGATTAAACCTATTACTTGGACAACAACGCAGATAGATCCCTTGATCGTTGATTTAGATAACAATGGAATCAAACTCATTAATCTTGATAATTCTTTAATTCGTTTTGATATTGATGCAGATGGTTATTCAGAAAATGTTTCATGGACAAATGACGGATTATTAACTGTTGACTTAAACCATGACGGTACAATCAATAATATTACCGAAATCTTCTCAGAATACTTTAAAGACGGATCAGCCAATAGTGGACTAGAAGCCTTAAAAACCTACGATACTAACAATAACGGCATAATTTCCAGCACAGATACCCAATTTAATCAAATTCTCGTCTGGCAAGACCTAAATCAAGACGGTATCAGTCAACCCAACGAACTAAAAACCCTAGCACAACATAATATTACCAGTATTAACCTCAATGCGATCGCATCTGAAAGCATCCAAGACGGCAATATTATCAAAAAACGCTCATTCTTCAACCGCGCTGATGGTACTGGAGGGGAAATCTCTGATGTCGCCTTCCTTGTCACTCAAACCGGCTTTAAAGTCATTCAAACCGCTACAGGTATCCAAATTGTCGCAGAAAATGATCAAGCTGCCTCCTTATTAATTCATAAACAAACAACCCCATTAAATCTTAATATTGCTACCGCTAACGTACAAGTGGCCAGCGGCAACACCGGTAACGATACCCTCTACACCACTGACACCCGTAATGTCTTCCTTTCGGGAGAAGCAGGTAACGATAAATTGACAGGAAATAGCGGAAATGACTGGTTAATCGGCGGTGAAGGTGCAGATCAAATCATAGCAGGTGCAGGAGACGATTTACTTTACATCGACGCACAAGACACCAAAATTGACGGAGGCGACGGAACCGATATTTCCATTGTCACCACACCTAACGGAATTACCCTAGATTTAGGTACAACTAAATTAGAAATGGCACTAGGTAACGATGGTAACGACACCTTCACCAACAGCAGTGCATTTAGTGTCACTATTGATGGAGGCAAAGGCGATGATAGTATTCAAGGGGGAACTGGCAAAGGAGAAATTGATACTTTTACAGGAGGAATTGGACGAGATACATTTATCCTCGGTGATAAAACTTGGATTGGCTACGATGATGGAAATATAACCTCCGCAGGTGACAACGATTACGCCTTAATCACTGATTTTAATCCCACAGATGATATTATTCAGCTTAACGGTTCAAGTAGCGACTATCTGTTGACAGTTTCAGGTGCTAATACCAACCTCTACATCAACAAACCTGGAAATGAACCTGATGAACTTATTGCCATCATCAACAACAATAAAGCATTAAGTCTCACAGCCAGTTACTTTAGCTATGTTTCCGATACTATTTTTCACACACCAGTGGAAGCAGTTGGTAACACCAAATTAGTCAAAGACACAACTAACAAACTCTACACCCAAATTGGTAATAACAATCCCATCGCCATCAATATAAGTGGGACTCAGATTACCACAGATATCTATTCAGGTTGGCAAACTCTAGCAGCAGAAACTGTCAACGGAGTCAATCAAGTTTTATGGAAATATAACGATGGTAATTATCTGCATCTGTGGAGTTTAGATAATAACTGGAATTGGCAATCTTCAACCGGATGGTGGGGATTAAACTCATCGGAAGCTTTCACCCAAGAAACCAACTTCCAACAAGACTTTAATAGTGATAATCAGATTGGTAATCCCTTACCCAATATAGCTAGTAGTCTAGCAGTTTCTGCTAACGTCCCAGAACCCATTATCGGGTCATCAAACGATGATATTATCACCGGTACTGCGGACAATAATATTCTAATTGGTGGCTTAGGTAATGATACCATAACGGGAGGCGCAGGTGGCGATCGCTTCACCTTCAACAACCGCAATGAAGGGATTGACACAATTACTGATTTCCTCTCCAGTCAGGGGGATAAAATTGCTGTCTCTGCTGCGGGTTTTGGCGGTGGTTTAGCCGCAGGAGTTGCGATTACAACCGCTCAATTTGTGTTAGGAACAACTGCATTAAATGCCAGCAATCGCTTTATTTATAACATAATTAATGGGGTTCTTTCCTTCGATGCTGATGGGACAAACATATTAGTACCCGTTCAAATTGCAACTCTTAGTTCTAAACCCAGTATTTCCGCCTCTGATATAGTTGTATTGGTTTAA
- a CDS encoding IS5-like element ISMae4 family transposase has protein sequence MFISKIMDYQNLSDEQFKRRFGVYKQTYRKMVESVKSVEADSNSPSKRGPKPKLSIEEQVLVTLEYWREYRTYFHIGTSWELSESTICRIVNKTEKMLLQSGNFRLKGKKALLNQAEIPVITVMDVTETPIERPQKKQKDFFSGKRGYHTLKSQLVADQNTEEIICVFCGKGRGHDFSLFKKSRVRFHPLTTSIEDSGYQGIAAYHSNSYTPKKKSKNRKLTELEKEYNKALAKERIIIEHINRKLKIFKILSCKYRNRRRRYSLRVNLLAAIYNCELGIGIAAS, from the coding sequence ATGTTTATTAGCAAAATTATGGATTATCAAAACTTATCAGATGAACAATTCAAACGCCGTTTCGGTGTGTACAAACAAACATATAGAAAGATGGTAGAATCAGTAAAAAGTGTTGAAGCCGACTCTAATTCACCATCTAAAAGGGGACCGAAACCTAAACTATCTATAGAAGAACAAGTTTTAGTAACGTTAGAATATTGGCGAGAATATAGAACATATTTTCACATTGGTACAAGCTGGGAACTATCAGAATCAACTATATGTCGGATTGTAAATAAGACGGAAAAAATGCTTTTACAATCGGGAAACTTCCGTTTAAAAGGAAAAAAAGCTTTACTCAATCAAGCAGAGATACCGGTCATAACGGTAATGGATGTAACGGAAACTCCCATTGAACGCCCCCAAAAGAAACAGAAAGATTTTTTTTCGGGTAAAAGAGGTTATCATACTTTAAAATCCCAATTAGTAGCTGATCAAAATACAGAGGAAATTATCTGTGTCTTCTGTGGGAAAGGTAGAGGTCATGATTTTAGTTTATTTAAAAAAAGTCGAGTTCGTTTTCATCCTTTAACTACCAGCATAGAAGACAGTGGTTATCAGGGAATAGCTGCATACCATAGTAATAGTTATACACCGAAAAAGAAATCGAAAAATAGAAAATTAACAGAGTTAGAAAAAGAGTATAACAAGGCTTTAGCTAAAGAAAGGATTATCATTGAACATATAAATAGGAAACTCAAAATCTTTAAAATCTTATCCTGTAAATATCGGAATCGTCGTCGAAGATATAGTTTAAGAGTTAACTTGTTGGCGGCTATTTATAACTGTGAGTTAGGGATAGGTATAGCAGCTTCTTAA